From the genome of Patescibacteria group bacterium:
TTCACTGGAGCATGCCACAAGGGCAAAAAGGGTGGTGGCACCTCTTTACAAAGTAGCTGTGGATAACTGATATCATTTTTGGTCTCGTGCTCGTATACTAAAGATAAGTCTATTTACTAGATTACTCTCTCATTATTTTCTCTATGAAAAAACGTAGTGGCTTTACTCTCATCGAACTTCTTATCGTCATCGGTCTTATCGCTATTTTAGCGGGTGTAGTGTTTGTGGCACTCGATCCATTTACTCGTTTTCGTGACGCGCGCAACGCACGGCGTAACGCTGATGTCGCTTCAATCGCAAGCGCTGTTCGTGTCAACCAAGTTGATATCGGCGGGCGCTATATGTACGGTTTACGCACTGCTAATAGTCCAACGACATTTACAGGTCCGGCAAATGCGTGGGGCGGTACATTCCAAAATAACAATATCGTACTTGGCGAGACATACATGATAGCTGTTGCGACAGGTACCACTGACGGCTCCCCACTATGTAATACTGGTTGTGCTGGGGTGGCGGGGGTGACGAGTATAAGTCATTGTGTAAATATTGCACCGCTCGTTACGGGCGGGTATCTCGGGTCTCTTCCAAGAAGTCCAGCAGGTGCCCAAGGTTGGGGAGGTAGCTATAGCGGATATTATTTGCGCGTGAATGG
Proteins encoded in this window:
- a CDS encoding type II secretion system protein; the protein is MKKRSGFTLIELLIVIGLIAILAGVVFVALDPFTRFRDARNARRNADVASIASAVRVNQVDIGGRYMYGLRTANSPTTFTGPANAWGGTFQNNNIVLGETYMIAVATGTTDGSPLCNTGCAGVAGVTSISHCVNIAPLVTGGYLGSLPRSPAGAQGWGGSYSGYYLRVNGNSSLTVGACDVEGGAAIQVTR